A DNA window from Aestuariispira ectoiniformans contains the following coding sequences:
- a CDS encoding DEAD/DEAH box helicase family protein — protein MADTLQRMAEGTCPPRYYLSSLDPGVGKTKTITHFIKILLQSQDHFGVSVLICVSRLDEIAKLAHELELQKDEFAVFTSNDDLNELGAENSNEARVLFTTQQMIEKRCDGLNFCDVEAFHYRGHAREVRIWDEAILPGQTITVNRDEIAHLFAPLRKAHPQLTDAVESFFNALRNAEDGAKVQVPNLEEDFNVDLNDVLGLLSGSHQSHRDAASGLWQLSGRSATVRRDGAIGNTALDFRDTLPEDLMPLLVLDASGRVRTTYRHWKERRGNLVMLSHAAKQYQNLNIYVWNKGGGKSSFQRESQALIDGIVSTINTKPREEWLVVHHKPGTNLDIPSQVRDLVDGDKGRIHFIHWGNHHGTNAYAHIKNVILAGTLFYRPSQYEALGRLGSGYAPDQALTRHDYEAVQVGEHSHLILQALCRGAVRKCINDACAPCDAYIIAAANSGIRQALPSIFPGCHVRRWQPIEKVLRGKVGAAIKRIQEHLELSPDTLITFKEVASTIGMSDMKNFRRSVRRNPDFEEALLALGVVEHGKGHNPSGFIKEAAVYGFTNDNDDARPFDFGTNF, from the coding sequence ATGGCCGACACATTGCAGCGGATGGCGGAAGGTACCTGTCCACCACGATATTACCTGTCCAGCCTTGATCCCGGTGTCGGTAAAACCAAGACCATTACCCACTTCATAAAAATCCTGCTCCAATCACAGGATCATTTTGGGGTTTCCGTGCTGATTTGTGTCTCCCGGCTCGACGAGATTGCAAAATTGGCTCATGAACTGGAACTTCAGAAAGACGAATTCGCAGTCTTCACCAGCAACGACGACCTAAACGAACTTGGAGCGGAGAATTCCAACGAAGCCCGTGTCCTGTTCACCACGCAACAGATGATCGAGAAACGTTGTGATGGATTGAACTTCTGTGACGTTGAGGCCTTTCACTATCGGGGTCATGCCAGGGAAGTTCGAATCTGGGATGAGGCTATCTTGCCCGGTCAAACAATCACCGTGAACCGTGACGAAATCGCTCACCTTTTTGCGCCCCTTCGAAAGGCGCATCCGCAACTAACAGACGCTGTCGAGAGCTTCTTTAACGCGCTTCGCAATGCGGAGGATGGAGCAAAAGTCCAGGTTCCCAACCTTGAGGAAGACTTCAACGTCGATCTCAACGATGTTCTGGGATTGCTGTCGGGAAGCCACCAAAGTCATCGTGATGCCGCCTCCGGTCTCTGGCAGCTATCGGGCAGGTCCGCCACGGTCCGAAGAGACGGAGCCATCGGCAACACAGCTTTGGATTTCAGAGACACCTTGCCGGAAGACCTAATGCCATTGCTCGTCTTGGATGCCTCGGGCCGCGTCCGCACGACATATCGCCATTGGAAGGAGCGTCGTGGAAACCTTGTCATGCTCAGCCATGCGGCGAAACAGTATCAAAATCTAAACATTTACGTCTGGAACAAGGGTGGCGGCAAGAGCAGTTTCCAGCGCGAGAGCCAAGCCCTGATAGACGGCATTGTCTCCACCATCAACACCAAGCCTCGGGAGGAATGGTTGGTGGTGCACCACAAACCCGGCACCAATCTCGATATCCCATCGCAAGTTCGCGATCTGGTCGATGGTGACAAAGGCCGTATTCATTTCATTCACTGGGGAAACCATCATGGAACCAACGCTTACGCCCATATCAAAAACGTCATCCTGGCGGGTACGCTGTTCTATCGTCCATCACAATATGAAGCTCTGGGCCGCCTGGGCTCTGGCTACGCTCCCGATCAAGCCCTGACACGTCACGACTATGAAGCCGTTCAGGTTGGCGAACATAGTCATCTTATTCTCCAGGCCCTTTGTCGAGGAGCGGTGCGGAAATGTATCAACGACGCCTGTGCTCCTTGCGACGCCTATATTATTGCGGCGGCCAATAGCGGCATTCGGCAAGCCCTGCCTTCGATATTCCCCGGATGCCACGTGCGGCGATGGCAACCAATCGAGAAGGTTCTCCGAGGAAAAGTCGGTGCGGCCATCAAACGTATTCAGGAGCATCTTGAGTTGTCTCCCGACACTCTAATCACCTTCAAAGAGGTCGCCTCAACAATCGGAATGAGCGACATGAAGAACTTCCGCAGAAGCGTCAGACGAAATCCTGACTTTGAAGAAGCCCTGCTCGCTTTGGGTGTCGTCGAGCACGGCAAAGGGCACAATCCCAGCGGATTTATCAAAGAAGCCGCAGTATATGGGTTCACCAACGACAACGATGATGCAAGACCGTTCGATTTTGGCACAAATTTCTGA